The genomic segment AAGGTGATATAACCATAACACTGACCATCTACAACACCCTGCTGAAGGGCGGTAAAGGTCTCAGGCCATGAGATAGGTACTGGATTTGCACCCCATGACTTATAGGTTTCAAGCAATACCGCACTTTGAGGTACGCGGAATTTGAGACCCTTTACGTCATTGATGTTTTTGATTGGACGAATGTCGTTGGACAACCAGCGATAATCAGTATAGGTGTAACCAAGTACTTGAAAACCACCCTCTTCCATTGCATATTTGTTGAGAATCTCAAACCCTTCGCCGGTGGTTCCGCGCACAACCTCATAAATGTTTTCGAAGAGGTATGGGAGGGTCAATATACCAAGCTTCTTAACAAAGGGTACGGTGTTAGCAATACCAACAACAGCAACATCGAGACTACCTGAACGTACATTCTGGATCATCTCTGTTTCACCACCCAACTGACCGGATGGGAAGATCTGTACTTCTATGTCTCCATCTGTACGCTGCTCAACTATCGTTTTGAAACGCTTGGCAATAGCTCCCATTTCAGAATCAATAGGATCGCCCATACCAACGCGAAGAATCTTGCTTGGAGCCGCCATGGCGGGGGCTGTCAAGGCAAAAAGCGCGCACATACAAAGAACTAAACTTTTTTTACTCAGCATAAAACTCTCCCTCTAAATTAAAAACTTTTCTGCTAAAGCAATGACGCACTCAGCAGCTAAAAAAAAAGCCCCTCTCAGTTTATACAGCCTACAACCGGATCAAAAAAATCAGATGAACCAGGGCGTAGGAAAAAAATTAGAAAAGGAAAAATGTGTAGGGTAAATATCGAAGACGGTCCAGAAGCAACGCAAAAAATGGTACGGACGAAAAGCAAAGAGCGAGAAGCACAGATGATTAGCAGACAGCAGAGTGAAAGATCTTTTCGCCAGCTTTGCCGATAGCGATATAAATCCCACCTGGGACTGTATCGACTCGGCGCCTGACTATTATGGCGAAGGTCACTGCTTGTAAAACCAGACAACTCTTGAATCATTTTCATTCCTTTTTCGTCTGAAAGATAGAGTCCTTCTCTGCTACTACTGAACAAATGTACGACTTACCTAAACACATACACAAATCGTGCCAGTTTGAGATAACAAAGCAAGTCCGAGCAGTTAACAATAATACCCCTTGCAAAAATAACCAAAGAGCCCAGTCATTAATGCTTTCCTGCATCGTTTCTAACATACCAATGACTATTAGTCGCAAAAACGGGTAGGTAAAACAATGCAATACTGAATCAAAAAAAAGCAGACAGGCCCTTACCTAACAATTATTCTCAGAACAAAAATATATCACAAAAAAAGCATATCCGCACAAAAATAATGCAAGAAGGAGACTTAGGTCAATACCACCACCTTTTTTTCCAAACAAATGAAGCCACATAGGACATAAGTTTTTTTTGCATTATTGTGAATAAGAAGAAAAAATCTCCATCGGCATCTCAGCATAAATATACTATGCTTAAAATGAGCAAAAACAGAACTCTCACCCTCGACCAACAGACAAGCCTCAGACAAGGAAATACCATGGCCAATATATCACCTATCGCAACATTCCTAGGTGGCTTCGCAAGCCACAGGGCAAGCTGCCAGTGGGCATCCTTTGATGCCTCCGGCGGCATAAGTAGCGGTCCATACCGTTACGGCAACGTCAGCCTTAAGGTGGGCGACGCCCCCTTCAACGTAGAATGGAACCGGGAAAGGATACAGGAAAGCCTGGAGGCCCACTGCCTCCTCTCGGCCGGGCAGGTACACGGAGAAAAGATTTACAGCCTAACTAAGCCTATCAAAACGAGCCTGGAGGTTGAAGGCTACGACAGCCTTATCACCAATCAGACAGGAGTTGCCCTGATGATTCAGCAGGCTGACTGCCAGGCCATACTCCTCTTTGATCCGGAGCAGGCTGTTATTGCCGCAGTCCACGTTGGCTGGCGTGGCAATGTCAGCAACTTAATCGGCAAAACAATAGAGGAGATGACAAAGACCTTCCACTCTGCAAGCAGAGACATCCAGGCATTTATCAGTCCCTCCCTGGGACCATGCTGTGCTGAATTCAGCAACTACAGAGACGAGTTTCCTACCGAATTCCAGGAGTTCATGGCCCAGGAGTCCCATTTTAATCTCTGGAAAATCTCAGAGAAACAACTTACCGATGCGGGCCTGCAGAGAAAAAATATTAGCCTTGCGGAAATATGTACCTCTTGCCATGATAACTACTTTTCATATCGACGTGCCTGCCGCACAGGAGATGGCACAACGGGAAGAAACTGCTCTGCTATAGTGCTCGAGAGATAAAGAATGAAACTACTCCTTATTGAAGATGACCTAACCATCGCAGACCTTATCCAAAAGGGTTTAGAAGAGGCAGGCTTTGCCGTTGACTCCTGCCATAATGGCAGAGAGGGACTAAGCCACGCCCTCAAGGGTGCCTACTCTGCCGCAATTATAGACATCATGCTCCCGGAACGGGATGGACTGAGCATTATTGAAGAGATGAGGGCAGCCGGCAAGGAGACCCCAGTACTGATCCTCAGCGCCAAACAGTCCGTTGACGATAGAATCCAGGGGCTACAGAGGGGAGGCGATGACTATATGATCAAGCCCTTCTCCTTTGGCGAACTTCTTGTCCGGGTGCAGGCCCTGATCCGCCGGGACCAAAAACACTCTCCTCAGACAAGACTATCCATAGGACCACTGGAGATGGACCTTCTCCGCCAGCAAGTATGCCGCGATGGCGGCCAGATAGAGCTCCCCGCCAAGGAGTATGCCCTCCTTCTCTATATGGCAGAGAACGCAGGCACCGCCCTCTCCAAAACATCCATCCTGGAAAAGGTCTACGGCTACAACTTCGACCCCCAGACCAACGTAGTGGACGTACTTGTCTGTCGACTGCGGGCCAAGATAGACAAGGGGTTTGGCCAACAGCTGATTCAAACTATCCGGGGTGTGGGCTATGTTCTTCGCAGCCACTAGAGAACTCCGCCGCAGCCCATGGGCAACCCTTCTGCCTCTTCTCTGCGGAGTGCTCTTCGTAGCCATTAACCTGACTAACACAGACTCCCGTCTACGCCAGGACGACAGACAGAGACTCAACCACCTCCTGCAAAACTATATAGAGGAGACGGCAATAGACCGGCTCCGAACAAAACCTTTGCAAATACTTATCCCCAACCTGGAACGACTGGGACCACTGGCCTTTATCCGCATCATCCACGGCAAAAAACAGCTCCTTATTGCCCACGAAAAGCATCTTCCCTTCCCCCTCAGCGACCTGAGCAATATCCACCACCGGGAAAATAGCATATGGAGAATAATCGCCAGCAAAAAAGGAGAGGTGGCCCTCAACACCATGACCCGGGAAATTGACGGAGAGCTCTCCCTGCAAGCCGGAATGATATCGAGCAACTATCCACTCTACCAAGGGCTGCGCCAAAATGCCCTGACCGGCCTCAGCCTCTATACCTTCCTCTGCCTCCTCTGCGGATATATTGTTCAGCGCAGCAGCCAGGCGGCCATCCTCAACACCTGCAAAAAAATTGGCACCGGAAACAGGGCAAAGGGTTTCAGCCCCCTGCCGGAAAGAGGGCACAGCGAAGCGATGAACCAACTGCACCGCAAAATCAACCAACTTGTGGAGCATAACAGCAGGCTTATGTCAGAATTGCAGGGCTCGCTGGACAATGTTGCCCACGACCTACGCACCCCCATTGCCCGCCTGCGCTCAACGGCTGAATATGGCCTGCAGGGAGGCAATGACCTACCCCGTCTTCAGGATGCCCTGGCAAATTGCCTTGAGGAATCTGAGCAAATATCTGCTATATTACGTATCATGATGAGCGTGGCCGAGGCAGAATCTGGTACCATGCGCCTTGAACCATGTAAAACCGACCTGGAACAGGGATTGCTTGAGGCCATAGACCTCTACGCCTACAGTGCGGAAGAAAAACAGATAGAGGTGCGGCAGAGTCTAAACAAAATGGTCTACGCCGAGGTTGACCCCATACGCATACGCCAGGTATGGGCAAATCTGCTTGATAATGCCCTCAAGTACGGTAAAGTCGGAGGGCAGGTCAACATCGAGCTCTGGCAGGATGAGGATTACGCCTTCATCTCCTTCCGGGATAACGGCATGGGCATCTCCCAGACAGAGAGAGACCGCATTTGGGAGCGCCTCTACCGAGGCGACCGAAGCCGAACCGAAAAAGGGCTGGGGCTGGGACTCAACTACGTTAAGGCGGTAACAGAGGCCCACGGCGGCC from the Desulfotalea psychrophila LSv54 genome contains:
- the pgeF gene encoding peptidoglycan editing factor PgeF; this translates as MANISPIATFLGGFASHRASCQWASFDASGGISSGPYRYGNVSLKVGDAPFNVEWNRERIQESLEAHCLLSAGQVHGEKIYSLTKPIKTSLEVEGYDSLITNQTGVALMIQQADCQAILLFDPEQAVIAAVHVGWRGNVSNLIGKTIEEMTKTFHSASRDIQAFISPSLGPCCAEFSNYRDEFPTEFQEFMAQESHFNLWKISEKQLTDAGLQRKNISLAEICTSCHDNYFSYRRACRTGDGTTGRNCSAIVLER
- a CDS encoding response regulator, coding for MKLLLIEDDLTIADLIQKGLEEAGFAVDSCHNGREGLSHALKGAYSAAIIDIMLPERDGLSIIEEMRAAGKETPVLILSAKQSVDDRIQGLQRGGDDYMIKPFSFGELLVRVQALIRRDQKHSPQTRLSIGPLEMDLLRQQVCRDGGQIELPAKEYALLLYMAENAGTALSKTSILEKVYGYNFDPQTNVVDVLVCRLRAKIDKGFGQQLIQTIRGVGYVLRSH
- a CDS encoding TRAP transporter substrate-binding protein, producing MLSKKSLVLCMCALFALTAPAMAAPSKILRVGMGDPIDSEMGAIAKRFKTIVEQRTDGDIEVQIFPSGQLGGETEMIQNVRSGSLDVAVVGIANTVPFVKKLGILTLPYLFENIYEVVRGTTGEGFEILNKYAMEEGGFQVLGYTYTDYRWLSNDIRPIKNINDVKGLKFRVPQSAVLLETYKSWGANPVPISWPETFTALQQGVVDGQCYGYITFQAFKFNEVQKYITEVHYTYQLQPMIVSMRVMKGLTPEQRDIVTKAGKDAQEFCLAFQLTESTRVKKELIASGTQIDTLEDEAVWKKLAQEHVWPKMLEFVGGKDRVDAYLEAIGKK
- a CDS encoding sensor histidine kinase gives rise to the protein MFFAATRELRRSPWATLLPLLCGVLFVAINLTNTDSRLRQDDRQRLNHLLQNYIEETAIDRLRTKPLQILIPNLERLGPLAFIRIIHGKKQLLIAHEKHLPFPLSDLSNIHHRENSIWRIIASKKGEVALNTMTREIDGELSLQAGMISSNYPLYQGLRQNALTGLSLYTFLCLLCGYIVQRSSQAAILNTCKKIGTGNRAKGFSPLPERGHSEAMNQLHRKINQLVEHNSRLMSELQGSLDNVAHDLRTPIARLRSTAEYGLQGGNDLPRLQDALANCLEESEQISAILRIMMSVAEAESGTMRLEPCKTDLEQGLLEAIDLYAYSAEEKQIEVRQSLNKMVYAEVDPIRIRQVWANLLDNALKYGKVGGQVNIELWQDEDYAFISFRDNGMGISQTERDRIWERLYRGDRSRTEKGLGLGLNYVKAVTEAHGGQIEVQSELHRGSCFTVKLPKNI